In Pseudomonas deceptionensis, a single window of DNA contains:
- a CDS encoding cysteine desulfurase: MLLLSPWRADFPAIAALQRQDQTYLDNAATTQKPQALLDALTHYYANGAANVHRAQHLPGAHATQAFENTRHKVKQWLNAGDCGQIVFTHGATSALNLLAYGLEHLFNPGDEIVISALEHHANLLPWQQLAQRRGLTLVVLPLDADGVIDLDAAARLITPRTRLLAVSQLSNVLGVWQPLPALLALARAQNALTVVDGAQGIVHGRHDVQALGCDFYVFSSHKLYGPDGLGVLFGRHEALARLQHWQFGGEMVQDADYQHATFRPAPLGFEAGTPPIASVIGLGATLAYLANLDQAAVESHEAALHALLVDGLKQRQGIRLLGSPRLALVSFVVDGVHNADLAHLLTEQGIAVRAGHHCAMPLLKSFGLAGAIRVSLALYNDSEDLERFFIALDQALELLQ, translated from the coding sequence ATGCTTTTGCTATCTCCCTGGCGCGCTGACTTCCCAGCCATCGCCGCCTTGCAACGTCAGGACCAGACCTACCTGGACAACGCTGCAACCACGCAAAAACCCCAAGCCCTGCTCGACGCACTGACGCATTACTACGCCAATGGCGCAGCCAATGTGCACCGGGCCCAACATTTGCCGGGTGCCCACGCGACCCAGGCGTTTGAAAACACCCGCCACAAGGTCAAGCAATGGCTCAATGCCGGCGACTGCGGGCAAATTGTTTTCACCCACGGCGCCACTTCGGCGCTGAACCTGCTGGCCTACGGGCTGGAACACCTATTCAACCCGGGCGATGAGATCGTTATCAGCGCCCTGGAACACCACGCCAACTTGCTGCCGTGGCAACAGCTGGCCCAGCGCCGGGGCCTGACCCTGGTGGTGCTGCCACTGGACGCCGACGGCGTGATCGACCTTGACGCCGCCGCTCGCCTGATCACACCGCGCACCCGCCTGCTGGCCGTGAGCCAACTGTCCAACGTGCTCGGCGTATGGCAACCCCTGCCCGCGCTGCTGGCGCTGGCCAGGGCGCAAAACGCGCTGACGGTGGTTGATGGCGCACAAGGCATCGTCCACGGCCGGCATGACGTGCAAGCGCTGGGCTGCGACTTCTATGTATTTTCCAGCCACAAACTCTACGGCCCCGACGGGCTGGGTGTGTTGTTCGGTCGCCACGAAGCGCTGGCCCGCTTGCAGCACTGGCAGTTTGGCGGCGAGATGGTGCAAGACGCTGACTATCAGCACGCAACCTTTCGTCCGGCACCGCTGGGCTTTGAAGCCGGCACGCCGCCGATTGCCAGCGTGATCGGGCTGGGCGCAACGCTTGCCTATCTGGCCAACCTCGACCAGGCCGCCGTTGAATCCCACGAAGCGGCGCTGCATGCACTTCTGGTCGACGGACTGAAGCAGCGCCAGGGCATTCGTCTGCTGGGATCACCACGACTGGCGCTGGTGAGCTTTGTGGTCGATGGCGTGCACAACGCCGATCTGGCACACCTGCTCACCGAGCAGGGGATTGCCGTACGCGCCGGGCATCACTGCGCCATGCCATTGCTCAAAAGCTTTGGGCTGGCCGGTGCCATCCGCGTCTCGCTGGCGCTGTACAACGACTCTGAAGATCTGGAGCGTTTCTTTATCGCCCTCGACCAGGCGCTGGAGCTTCTGCAATGA
- a CDS encoding SufE family protein → MILPADAQRALDSFGHCTGWEQRARLLMQWGQRLPELSEADKTETHRVHGCESQVWLVGERVDGHWQFAASSDARLIRGLVALLLVRVNGLSTEQLQQVDLPEWFNQLGLSRQLSPSRSNGLNAVLLRMRELAG, encoded by the coding sequence ATGATCTTGCCCGCCGACGCCCAACGTGCTCTCGACAGCTTCGGGCACTGCACCGGCTGGGAGCAGCGTGCACGCTTGCTGATGCAATGGGGCCAGCGCTTGCCCGAGCTGAGCGAAGCCGACAAGACCGAGACCCACCGCGTACACGGCTGTGAAAGTCAGGTTTGGCTGGTGGGGGAACGGGTCGATGGCCACTGGCAATTTGCTGCCAGCAGCGATGCGCGGCTGATTCGAGGGCTCGTGGCGTTGCTGCTGGTCCGGGTAAATGGCTTGAGTACGGAACAACTGCAACAGGTCGATTTGCCTGAGTGGTTCAACCAGCTGGGCCTGAGCCGCCAGCTGTCACCATCGCGCAGCAATGGCTTGAACGCCGTGCTGCTGCGGATGCGGGAATTGGCAGGCTGA
- the tcdA gene encoding tRNA cyclic N6-threonylcarbamoyladenosine(37) synthase TcdA, producing MSTEDPRFAGVARLYGLEGLERLKAAHVAIVGVGGVGSWAAEAIARCGVGEISLFDLDDVCVSNSNRQLHALSTTIGRDKVEVMAERLRQINPDCVVHEVADFVTRETMAEYITPNIDCVIDCIDSVNAKAALIAWCKRRKIQIITTGGAGGQIDPTLIQVCDLNRTFNDPLASKVRSTLRRDYGFSRTMTRHYSVPCVFSTEQLRYPKPDGSICLQKSFVGDGVKLDCAGGFGAVMMVTATFGMVAATKAVDKIVAGVRRPSERVKPA from the coding sequence ATGAGTACAGAAGATCCACGTTTTGCCGGTGTAGCCCGGTTATATGGGCTGGAAGGCCTTGAACGACTGAAGGCGGCGCATGTGGCGATCGTCGGTGTTGGCGGTGTCGGGTCGTGGGCGGCAGAGGCGATTGCGCGCTGCGGCGTTGGCGAAATTTCGCTGTTTGACCTGGATGACGTCTGCGTCAGTAACAGCAACCGGCAGTTACACGCTTTGAGCACGACCATTGGTCGGGACAAGGTCGAAGTGATGGCCGAACGTCTGCGTCAGATCAATCCGGACTGTGTGGTCCACGAAGTGGCGGATTTCGTGACGCGCGAAACCATGGCCGAGTACATCACCCCGAATATTGACTGCGTGATCGACTGCATCGACAGCGTCAATGCCAAGGCTGCGCTGATTGCCTGGTGCAAGCGGCGCAAGATCCAGATCATTACCACCGGGGGCGCGGGCGGGCAGATTGACCCGACGCTGATCCAGGTATGTGACCTGAACCGCACGTTCAACGACCCTCTGGCCTCGAAGGTGCGTTCAACTTTGCGCCGCGATTATGGTTTTTCGCGCACCATGACCCGGCATTACAGCGTGCCGTGTGTGTTCTCCACCGAGCAGCTGCGCTACCCCAAGCCGGATGGCAGCATTTGCCTGCAGAAGAGCTTTGTCGGCGATGGCGTCAAGCTCGACTGCGCCGGCGGCTTTGGCGCGGTGATGATGGTGACGGCCACCTTCGGCATGGTTGCCGCCACCAAGGCGGTGGACAAGATTGTGGCGGGCGTCCGCCGGCCTTCGGAGCGGGTGAAGCCTGCATGA
- a CDS encoding glycosyltransferase, translating to MSSRKFGLNLVVVLAIAALFTGFWALINRPVSAPNWPEQISGFSYSPFQQGQYPQKDQYPTDDEMRRDLEILSKLTDNIRTYSVDGTLGDIPKLAEEFGLRVTIGIWISPDLERNEREIQKAIELANNSRSVVRVVVGNEALFREEITPEDLIVLLDRVRAAVKVPVTTSEQWHIWEKYPQLAKHVDLIAAHILPYWEFIPVDKAGEFVLDRARDLKKMFPKKPLLLSEVGWPSNGRMRGGADATPADQAIYLRTLVNTLNRRGYNYFVIEAFDQPWKASDEGSVGAYWGVYNAARQQKFNFEGPVVAIPQWRVLAIGSVVLALLSLALLLIDGSALRQRGRTFLTFTAFLCGSVLVWIGYDYSQQYSTWFSLTVGFLLGLGALGVFIVLLTEAHELAEAVWIRKRRREFLPVDSDDAYRPKVSIHVPCYNEPPEMVKQTLNALANLDYPDFEVLIIDNNTKDPAVWEPVRDYCATLGPRFKFFHVAPLAGFKGGALNYLIPHTAPDAEVIAVIDSDYCVDPNWLKHMVPHFADPKIAIVQSPQDYRDQNESTFKKLCYSEYKGFFHIGMVTRNDRDAIIQHGTMTMTRRSVLEELGWADWCICEDAELGLRVFEKGYSAAYSHNSYGKGLMPDTFIDFKKQRFRWAYGAIQIIKRHTSSLLRGKDTELTRGQRYHFLAGWLPWVADGMNIFFTVGALLWSAAMIIVPTRVDPPLLIFAIPPLALFVFKVGKIIFLYRRAVGVNLKDAFAAALAGLALSHTIAKAVLYGFFTTSIPFFRTPKNADNHGFWVAISEAREEVFIMLLLWGAALGIFLVQGLPSNDMRFWVVMLLVQSLPYLAALIMAFMSSLPKPVEATEEQPAA from the coding sequence ATGTCATCGCGTAAATTTGGACTCAACCTGGTGGTGGTACTGGCCATCGCCGCGCTCTTCACCGGCTTCTGGGCGCTGATCAATCGCCCGGTCTCTGCGCCCAACTGGCCAGAGCAAATCTCCGGCTTTTCGTACTCGCCGTTCCAGCAAGGCCAGTACCCGCAGAAAGACCAGTACCCGACCGACGATGAAATGCGTCGCGATCTGGAAATCCTCAGCAAGCTGACCGACAACATCCGCACCTACTCGGTCGACGGCACGCTGGGCGATATCCCCAAGCTGGCGGAAGAATTCGGTCTGCGGGTCACCATCGGGATCTGGATCAGTCCGGACCTGGAGCGCAACGAGCGCGAAATCCAGAAAGCCATCGAACTGGCCAATAACTCGCGCAGCGTCGTGCGGGTTGTGGTGGGTAACGAGGCCCTGTTCCGCGAAGAAATCACCCCTGAAGACTTGATCGTGCTGCTGGATCGGGTCCGGGCTGCGGTCAAGGTGCCGGTCACCACGTCCGAGCAATGGCATATCTGGGAGAAATACCCGCAACTGGCCAAGCACGTTGACCTGATCGCCGCGCACATCTTGCCGTACTGGGAATTTATCCCCGTGGACAAGGCCGGTGAGTTCGTACTGGACCGTGCCCGCGACCTGAAAAAGATGTTCCCGAAAAAGCCGCTGCTGCTCTCGGAGGTTGGCTGGCCGAGCAATGGCCGCATGCGCGGTGGCGCTGATGCGACCCCGGCTGACCAGGCCATCTACCTGCGTACGCTGGTCAACACCCTGAACCGCCGTGGCTACAACTACTTCGTGATCGAAGCCTTCGACCAGCCGTGGAAGGCCAGCGATGAAGGTTCCGTGGGCGCGTACTGGGGCGTGTACAACGCTGCACGCCAGCAAAAATTCAACTTTGAAGGCCCGGTTGTGGCGATCCCGCAATGGCGCGTCCTGGCCATTGGCTCCGTGGTGCTGGCCTTGCTGTCGCTGGCCTTGCTGCTGATCGACGGCTCTGCGTTGCGCCAGCGTGGCCGCACCTTCCTGACCTTCACCGCGTTCCTGTGCGGGTCGGTGCTGGTGTGGATCGGTTATGACTACAGCCAGCAATACAGCACCTGGTTCAGTTTGACGGTGGGGTTCCTCCTGGGGCTGGGCGCACTCGGGGTCTTTATCGTATTGCTCACCGAGGCCCATGAACTGGCCGAGGCCGTATGGATTCGCAAGCGGCGACGGGAATTTTTACCGGTCGATAGCGACGACGCCTATCGCCCGAAAGTCTCGATCCATGTGCCGTGCTACAACGAGCCGCCGGAGATGGTCAAACAGACCCTCAACGCCCTGGCCAACCTCGACTACCCCGATTTCGAAGTGTTGATCATCGACAACAACACCAAGGACCCGGCGGTCTGGGAACCGGTGCGCGACTACTGCGCCACCCTCGGCCCGCGCTTCAAGTTCTTCCACGTGGCACCGCTGGCCGGCTTCAAGGGCGGCGCGCTGAACTATCTGATCCCGCATACCGCGCCGGATGCCGAAGTGATTGCCGTGATCGACTCCGATTACTGCGTTGATCCCAACTGGCTCAAGCACATGGTTCCGCACTTTGCCGACCCGAAAATCGCCATCGTGCAGTCGCCACAGGATTACCGCGACCAGAACGAAAGCACCTTCAAAAAGCTCTGCTACTCGGAGTACAAGGGCTTCTTCCATATCGGCATGGTCACCCGCAACGACCGCGACGCGATCATTCAGCACGGCACCATGACCATGACCCGGCGCTCCGTGCTCGAAGAGCTTGGCTGGGCTGACTGGTGCATCTGCGAAGACGCCGAGCTGGGACTGCGCGTATTCGAAAAAGGTTACTCCGCTGCTTATTCCCACAACAGCTACGGCAAGGGCCTGATGCCCGATACCTTTATCGACTTCAAGAAACAGCGATTCCGCTGGGCCTATGGGGCGATTCAGATCATCAAGCGTCACACCTCAAGCCTGTTGCGCGGTAAAGACACGGAGCTGACCCGTGGCCAGCGCTATCACTTCCTCGCGGGCTGGTTGCCGTGGGTGGCCGATGGCATGAACATTTTCTTCACCGTGGGCGCCCTGTTGTGGTCGGCGGCGATGATTATTGTGCCGACGCGGGTTGATCCGCCGCTGCTGATTTTCGCCATCCCGCCATTGGCACTGTTCGTGTTCAAGGTAGGCAAGATCATCTTCCTGTACCGCCGTGCGGTGGGGGTTAACCTCAAGGATGCGTTTGCGGCGGCACTGGCCGGGCTGGCGTTGTCGCACACCATCGCCAAAGCGGTGCTGTACGGCTTCTTCACCACCAGCATTCCGTTCTTCCGCACACCTAAAAACGCCGACAACCACGGCTTTTGGGTCGCCATCTCGGAAGCCCGCGAAGAAGTGTTCATCATGCTGTTGCTCTGGGGCGCGGCGCTGGGGATCTTCCTGGTGCAAGGCCTGCCAAGCAACGACATGCGCTTCTGGGTGGTGATGCTGCTGGTGCAATCGCTGCCGTATCTGGCGGCGCTGATCATGGCCTTTATGTCTTCGCTGCCCAAACCGGTCGAAGCCACTGAAGAACAACCTGCTGCATAA
- the dapE gene encoding succinyl-diaminopimelate desuccinylase, whose protein sequence is MTAHADLSPTLQLACDLIRRPSVTPIDADCQKLMMQRLGDAGFKLEPMRIEDVDNFWATHGKHEGPVLCFAGHTDVVPTGPVQAWQNDPFDALIDEHGMLCGRGAADMKGSLAAMLVAAERFVADYPDHKGSVAFLITSDEEGPAHHGTKAVVERFKARNERLDWCIVGEPSSTTLVGDVVKNGRRGSLGAKLTVRGKQGHVAYPHLAKNPIHLAVPALTELAAEHWDHGNAFFPPTSFQISNLNSGTGATNVIPGDLVAVFNFRFSTESTVEGLQKRVADILDKHGLDWHIDWALSGLPFLTEPGALLDAVSSSIKQVTGRETKASTSGGTSDGRFIATLGTQVVELGPVNATIHQVNERVLASDLDVLTDIYYHTLIKLLA, encoded by the coding sequence ATGACGGCCCACGCCGACCTTTCGCCGACCCTGCAACTTGCCTGCGATCTGATCCGTCGCCCTTCCGTGACGCCGATCGACGCCGACTGCCAGAAGTTGATGATGCAGCGCCTGGGCGATGCCGGCTTCAAGCTGGAGCCAATGCGCATTGAAGACGTCGACAACTTCTGGGCCACCCACGGCAAACACGAAGGCCCGGTGCTGTGCTTTGCCGGCCACACGGACGTCGTGCCGACCGGCCCGGTCCAGGCCTGGCAAAACGACCCGTTTGACGCGCTGATTGATGAACACGGCATGCTTTGCGGCCGTGGCGCTGCCGACATGAAAGGCAGCCTGGCTGCAATGCTGGTGGCCGCCGAGCGTTTTGTCGCCGACTACCCGGACCACAAGGGTTCGGTCGCGTTCCTGATCACCAGCGACGAAGAAGGCCCGGCCCACCACGGCACCAAGGCTGTGGTTGAGCGCTTCAAGGCCCGTAACGAGCGTCTGGACTGGTGCATCGTAGGCGAGCCGTCGAGCACCACCCTGGTGGGCGACGTGGTCAAAAACGGCCGTCGCGGTTCGCTGGGCGCCAAGCTCACCGTTCGTGGCAAGCAAGGCCATGTGGCCTACCCGCACCTGGCCAAGAATCCGATTCATCTGGCCGTGCCTGCGCTGACCGAACTGGCCGCCGAGCATTGGGATCACGGCAACGCCTTCTTCCCGCCGACCAGCTTCCAGATTTCCAACCTGAATTCCGGCACGGGCGCGACCAACGTGATCCCGGGTGATCTGGTGGCCGTGTTCAACTTTCGCTTCTCCACCGAGTCCACCGTGGAAGGCCTGCAAAAGCGCGTGGCGGACATCCTGGACAAGCATGGCCTGGACTGGCACATCGACTGGGCGCTATCCGGCCTGCCGTTCCTGACCGAGCCAGGGGCCCTGCTGGACGCGGTATCGTCGAGCATCAAGCAGGTGACCGGCCGCGAAACCAAGGCTTCCACCAGCGGTGGCACCTCCGATGGCCGCTTTATCGCGACCCTGGGTACGCAAGTGGTCGAACTGGGCCCGGTCAACGCGACCATTCACCAGGTCAACGAGCGGGTTCTGGCCAGCGATCTTGATGTGCTGACCGACATTTACTACCACACCCTGATCAAGTTGCTCGCCTGA
- a CDS encoding putative RNA methyltransferase has protein sequence MLACPICSEPLNAVDNGVVCPAGHRFDRARQGYLNLLPVQHKNSRDPGDNQAMVEARRDFLNAGHYAPVAKRLAELAAERAPQRWLDIGCGEGYYTAQIAEALPNADGYALDISREAVKRACKRNPQLTWLIASMARVPLADASCQFLASVFSPLDWLEAKRLLTQGGGLMRVGPTRGHLMELRERLYDEVRDYADDKHLALVPEGMQLQHSETLEFTLSLSEPQDRANLLAMTPHGWRASAERRTQVIEHPEPLVVTVSMRYDYFVLQ, from the coding sequence ATGCTCGCCTGCCCTATCTGCTCCGAGCCGCTCAACGCGGTCGACAATGGCGTGGTGTGCCCGGCCGGCCATCGCTTTGACCGTGCCCGCCAGGGCTACTTGAACCTGCTGCCGGTGCAACACAAAAACAGCCGCGACCCGGGTGATAACCAGGCCATGGTTGAAGCCCGCCGCGACTTCCTCAACGCTGGCCACTACGCCCCGGTGGCCAAACGCCTGGCCGAACTGGCTGCCGAGCGGGCGCCACAGCGCTGGCTCGACATCGGTTGTGGCGAGGGTTACTACACCGCGCAAATCGCCGAAGCCTTGCCCAACGCCGATGGCTACGCGCTGGATATCTCCCGCGAAGCGGTCAAGCGCGCCTGCAAACGCAACCCGCAACTGACCTGGTTGATCGCCAGCATGGCCCGTGTGCCATTGGCCGATGCCAGCTGCCAGTTTCTGGCCAGCGTGTTCAGCCCGCTGGACTGGCTCGAAGCCAAGCGCCTGCTCACCCAGGGAGGCGGCTTGATGCGTGTAGGCCCGACTCGCGGGCACTTGATGGAATTGCGCGAGCGGCTGTACGACGAAGTACGCGACTACGCTGACGACAAGCATTTGGCGCTGGTGCCTGAAGGCATGCAGTTGCAGCACAGCGAAACACTGGAATTCACCCTCAGCTTGAGTGAACCCCAGGATCGCGCCAACTTGCTGGCCATGACCCCCCACGGCTGGCGTGCCAGTGCCGAGCGTCGGACCCAGGTCATCGAACACCCGGAGCCTTTAGTGGTGACAGTTTCGATGCGCTACGATTACTTCGTGCTTCAATAA
- a CDS encoding cold-shock protein: MTTRVTGSVKWFNDAKGYGFIQCENGADVFVHYRAIRGEGHRSLAEGQQVEYTQVTGDKGLQAEDVVGL, translated from the coding sequence ATGACAACGCGCGTAACAGGCAGTGTGAAGTGGTTCAACGACGCCAAGGGCTACGGCTTTATTCAGTGTGAAAACGGGGCTGACGTGTTTGTGCATTACCGCGCCATTCGCGGTGAAGGCCATCGCAGCCTGGCTGAAGGCCAGCAGGTCGAATACACCCAGGTCACCGGTGACAAGGGGTTGCAGGCTGAGGACGTGGTGGGGTTGTAA
- the plsB gene encoding glycerol-3-phosphate 1-O-acyltransferase PlsB: MTPSPFRRLVFGALRRLLYLWVRSETINQSSLSLNLDRSRPVFYVLQSPSLTELAVVDTECSKAGLPRPVLPVAVGTMIEPAAFFYLTPEPDWLGRQDKRGAPPALTRLVDGLTLNPAEDAQIIPVSVFWGQSPDSESSPWKLLFADSWAVTGRLRRMLRILILGRKTRVQFSAPIHLRELIDLNKGHERTVRMAQRILRVHFRNLKTATIGPDLSHRRNLVKGLVNEPSVRQAILDEAERENISADKARAQALRYANEIASDYTYTAIRFFEVLLSWFWNKIYDGVKVNHIEGVQNIAQGHEIVYVPCHRSHIDYLLLSYLLFRNGLTPPHIAAGINLNMPLMGRLLRRGGAFFMRRTFKGNPLYTSVFNEYMHTLFTKGFPVEYFVEGGRSRTGRMLQPKTGMLAITVRSFLRSSRMPIVFVPVYIGYERVLEGRTYLGELRGASKKKESIFDIFKVLGALKKQKFGQVAVNFGEPIKLAEFLEQEQPGWRKQELAPLYRPEWLNATTNRLGEKVAQHLNEAAAINPVNLVALALLSTTRLALDEQAMARVLDLYLALLRRVPYSPHTTLPEGDGRALIKHVKDMNLLSEQSDALGKILYLDEQNAVLMTYYRNNVLHIFALPSLLACFFQSTSRMSREQILRYTHALYPYLQSELFIRWTLEELDAVVDQWLESFVEQGLLRFEKGVYLRPAPSSRHFVLLTLLSRSIAQTLQRFYMAISLLLNSGQNTLSAEELEDLCTVMAQRLSILHGLNAPEFFDKSLFRHFIQTLLEEDVLRRDANGKLSYHELLGELAEGAAKRVLPAEIRLSIRQVALHRSEDAQEQPPLSLEKIS, translated from the coding sequence ATGACCCCCTCCCCATTCCGCCGCCTTGTATTTGGCGCCCTGCGTCGCTTGCTGTACCTGTGGGTGCGCTCTGAGACCATTAACCAGTCTTCCCTGTCCCTGAACCTGGATCGCAGCCGACCAGTGTTCTACGTTTTGCAATCACCCTCGCTGACCGAACTGGCTGTGGTTGATACCGAATGTTCCAAGGCCGGCCTGCCTCGCCCGGTACTGCCGGTGGCAGTAGGTACCATGATCGAGCCTGCGGCCTTCTTCTACCTGACCCCCGAGCCCGACTGGCTGGGCCGTCAGGACAAGCGTGGCGCCCCCCCTGCCCTGACCCGCCTGGTGGACGGCTTGACCCTGAACCCGGCCGAGGATGCGCAGATCATCCCGGTCAGCGTGTTCTGGGGCCAGTCCCCCGACAGCGAGTCCAGCCCCTGGAAACTGCTGTTTGCCGACAGCTGGGCCGTGACCGGTCGCCTGCGCCGCATGCTGCGTATCCTGATTCTGGGCCGTAAAACCCGTGTGCAGTTCTCGGCACCGATCCATTTGCGCGAACTGATCGACCTCAACAAGGGCCACGAACGCACCGTGCGCATGGCGCAGCGTATTTTGCGCGTGCACTTTCGCAACCTGAAAACCGCGACCATCGGCCCCGACCTCTCGCACCGGCGCAACCTGGTCAAAGGCCTGGTCAACGAACCCTCCGTGCGCCAGGCGATCCTCGACGAGGCCGAACGCGAGAACATTTCTGCGGACAAGGCCCGTGCCCAGGCACTGCGCTACGCCAATGAAATCGCCTCGGACTACACCTACACCGCGATCCGTTTTTTTGAAGTGCTCCTGAGCTGGTTCTGGAACAAGATTTACGACGGGGTGAAGGTCAACCACATCGAGGGCGTACAGAACATCGCCCAAGGCCACGAAATCGTCTATGTGCCGTGCCACCGCAGCCACATCGACTACCTCCTGCTGTCCTATCTGCTGTTTCGCAACGGTCTGACCCCGCCGCACATCGCCGCTGGCATCAACCTGAACATGCCGCTGATGGGCCGTTTGCTGCGCCGTGGCGGTGCCTTTTTCATGCGCCGCACCTTCAAGGGCAACCCGCTGTACACCTCCGTGTTCAACGAATACATGCACACCCTGTTCACCAAGGGCTTCCCGGTGGAGTACTTCGTCGAGGGCGGCCGTTCGCGTACCGGACGCATGCTGCAACCCAAGACCGGGATGCTGGCCATCACCGTGCGCAGCTTCTTGCGCTCATCGCGCATGCCCATCGTCTTTGTACCCGTGTACATCGGCTACGAGCGCGTGCTCGAAGGCCGCACCTACCTGGGCGAGCTGCGCGGTGCCAGCAAGAAAAAAGAGTCGATCTTCGATATTTTCAAGGTGCTGGGCGCCCTTAAAAAACAAAAGTTCGGTCAGGTGGCAGTCAACTTTGGCGAACCGATCAAACTGGCCGAGTTCCTCGAGCAGGAACAGCCGGGCTGGCGCAAGCAGGAGCTTGCACCGCTGTACCGTCCTGAATGGTTGAACGCGACCACCAATCGTCTGGGTGAGAAAGTTGCCCAGCACCTCAATGAAGCGGCAGCCATCAACCCGGTGAATCTGGTGGCGCTGGCCTTGCTGTCAACCACCAGGCTGGCTCTGGACGAACAGGCCATGGCGCGCGTGCTGGACCTGTACCTGGCCCTGCTGCGCCGCGTTCCCTACTCGCCGCACACCACCTTGCCCGAAGGCGACGGCCGCGCACTGATCAAGCATGTCAAAGACATGAACCTGCTCTCCGAGCAAAGCGATGCGCTGGGTAAAATCCTGTACCTGGATGAACAGAACGCGGTGCTGATGACCTATTACCGCAACAACGTTCTGCACATCTTTGCATTGCCGTCGTTGCTCGCCTGCTTCTTCCAGAGCACCTCGCGCATGAGCCGCGAGCAGATCCTGCGTTACACCCATGCGCTGTATCCGTATCTGCAATCGGAACTGTTTATCCGCTGGACGCTGGAAGAACTCGATGCCGTGGTGGACCAGTGGCTCGAATCCTTTGTGGAGCAAGGTTTGTTGCGCTTCGAGAAAGGCGTGTACCTGCGCCCGGCGCCAAGCTCTCGGCACTTTGTCTTGCTGACGCTGCTGTCCAGGAGCATTGCGCAAACCCTGCAGCGCTTCTATATGGCCATTTCGCTATTGCTCAACAGCGGCCAGAACACCTTGAGCGCCGAAGAGCTGGAAGACCTGTGCACCGTGATGGCCCAGAGGCTGTCGATCCTGCACGGGCTCAACGCACCCGAGTTCTTCGACAAGAGCCTGTTCCGCCACTTTATCCAGACATTGCTTGAAGAAGACGTGCTGCGCCGCGATGCCAACGGCAAGCTGAGCTATCACGAGCTGCTCGGTGAACTGGCCGAAGGCGCGGCCAAGCGTGTGTTGCCGGCCGAGATTCGCTTGTCGATTCGCCAGGTGGCCCTGCATCGCAGCGAAGACGCGCAAGAACAGCCGCCGCTTTCGCTCGAAAAAATATCTTGA
- a CDS encoding YbaY family lipoprotein: MKKVLLLSLTALLGACSSMTPTPQASLDGEVFYLQRIALPPTATLEVSLQDVSLADAPAVTLAKQSGQIKGQVPLPFHLTYDPAQIKPGHTYAVSARIEENGRLLFISTERNSVDLSAKTQQPIRLRVDQVR, encoded by the coding sequence ATGAAAAAAGTTCTACTACTCAGCCTCACTGCCTTGCTAGGAGCCTGTAGCTCTATGACCCCTACCCCGCAAGCATCCCTCGACGGCGAAGTGTTTTACCTGCAGCGTATCGCTCTGCCGCCTACAGCCACACTGGAAGTGAGCTTGCAGGATGTTTCGCTGGCCGACGCGCCGGCGGTGACCCTTGCCAAACAAAGTGGCCAGATCAAGGGCCAGGTACCGTTGCCGTTTCACCTGACCTATGACCCGGCGCAGATCAAACCGGGCCATACCTACGCGGTGAGTGCACGGATCGAAGAAAACGGCCGGTTGCTGTTTATCAGCACTGAGCGCAACAGCGTCGATCTCAGCGCCAAAACCCAGCAACCCATCCGCCTGCGTGTCGATCAGGTTCGCTGA